In Geotrypetes seraphini chromosome 11, aGeoSer1.1, whole genome shotgun sequence, the genomic window AGCCTCCAAGTTTAGTTTTCAAAGATAGATACTAAACTAACTTCAAAGAAGGACAAAAGTTTAGCTGACAGCTCAGAGATATCAACAGCAAAAACCCAACTCATGTTCACTGTGTTTCCATGGCGATTGACTGAGTATCAGTTCCTACACAGCTTTCCTGTACCTCCATAGCTTCTTCCTCCGGCTGCTCCCAAGGATTCCAGGTAGGAGACAACTCTGCCTCTACCATAGGCCAGTCTGAGAGTAACTGACTCTCCCCAGGTTTCCATTCCTATTTGCCTCCCTATTCCTGTTTTGAGGAGCCAGGTTATAGCCTGTGGAGAGCCACTCCCCCTCTGaataggtgggggaagggttttccacataCCAGCCTGCTCCCTATTACTACAGGCAGGATTCTTGCTAGTCCTAATTCTCCTAGGCACAGGTTGCTCAAAAGGAAGTAAACTTCTAACAGTTTGCACTGGGTACTGCTTTCCAGTCTCATCTTTTCCTACCCTGTTTCTTCTAGCTCCATATCATTGTTTGAGCAGAAGTCAGCTTGCTCTGTTAATTGGTCTGTCACCTGATCAGCTCTTACACCTAGGCTCAGTGTGTTTTCTCCTGATCCTTGGGGCAAAACCCGGGACGGATTCAGGTTTGTTATGGGCAAAACCCGAaacggacttgggtttgtcacagctgctaaattaaattcttttaaGGTACTTGGAATGTTAGATTGATATAGAGAGTTAAGATAGtttgtatgctttatttagtgtttgagtCTTAGCAAGTAATGTAATAAGAATATGTAATAATCAGTTCACTTGTCCTAAGTAGGATAATTGACCAtttaaattaagactataagtaaatgcagactaagccagaccctacagaaagttcaagtttaaaaacTATAGCAGGCTTTTACTCTAGAAACTAGCTAAGTAAAGCttgttcttttaagatctaaaactATATAAAGGAACCTACAGTTTAGCTTTTATTCCCCAAATtagcaaagctcagagcaaaataatgtataacTACCCAGAGAACTAtcccatgtcctctctgaaagATATGTCCTCTCCTTTCCTCGCTGAGAGAAATATGTCCTCTGCTCCTCTCCTTTCATCTcggaaacagaaacatgatggcagataaaggccaaatggtccatctagtctgcccatgcacaataaccattatctctttctccgagagatcctatgtgcctatcccaggccctcttgaattcagacacagtctctgtctctactacctcttccgggagactgttccacgcatctacaaccctttctgtaaaaaaaagtatttccttagtttactccggagcctatcacttcctcAGTTTTAGCACAGTGCTAACAAGTTATTGAAAACCCTTCAACTTATGTGCAGCAATGTATTTGATATGCACGAAACTGCTTCATAAGGTGCTTTAAGTAGAAGGAGAAATAGAAATTATAGTTGACAGCTATATTAGCCAACATGGAATTCTGGTAGAGTCtttgaccaaatttgtccatggtgcAGCCCTCCCTACTAGGAGGAACAGATGCATAAACATTTGATGAAGcagaatttttcaaagtagactcTACTACAAGGGATTGATGAGGGAGTTGAGGTTTTTCAAATCCCGGGAGAGAAATTATCTTGTAGAGAGACTACAGCTTCCTAGGAGCCACTGGTACCGAGAATGGTGATTAGAGATTCTTGTAGAAAGTTTCTCTTAAGATCCCATTCAAAGGGAGCTTCAACATTTCCTTTGGAGGATGACCATAATCTAGAGTTTTGAGATACTCCTTACTATACTTAGTCAGCCTCCAATTGCAGCGAAATATCCTTTACTATTTGTCATATAAAGTTAGTGAAAGACAGCTTTTTAGTGGAAGAAGTAGCTCTAGTTAGAGAATATCTGGGAGAGTTTGATGCAGGAGTcatcagtttcaagtttatttaaaatttcttataccgcccaatcagtcttctaggcggtgtacaaatttgtaaaaacaaaagacaaactttaaataaaataaaagtttgaagtgacactacgtcaccaaactctaactataaaaactattaaaaacacagacaaacaagaacataaggtaaaaggcaagaactacataaggcaaagtaaaagaaaacaattaagaAAACACAAGAGGGAGGGCTGCTGTAAGCTCAGTAGTATTTTcactcaattgcccttaaaaggacagttaggtctcaaaggcatcatggaagaggaatgtttttagcttcgtcttaaaattattaagatttgattcttTGCATAAATcatttggaatactattccaaagagagggggcagtgacTGAGAAGATGGTAGATCTCATTGTGTATATAAACTTCAGTGACGGTATAGAGAAGAGGTTATTAGCTGTTGATCTTAGGGACCTAGAAGGACTATAAGGGTaagaagattatttataaattccGGCTGATTGTTATGTCtagttttaaatgttaacagaagaattttgtaagtgattctatgttccactggcagccagtgaacTTCTTGCAACAAGGGAGTGACATGGTcagatttctttgcattaaatatgatttttacagcggtattttgtattatctgaagtCTTTGTATTTCTTTTGTAGTTATacccttataaagggcattacaatagccGATGCACAAAATCACAAGAGAGTGAATCAAGATATTCAGAGCTGCGGCATCTAATAGTTTCGATAGTGATCTGATCATACGTAGCCTATAAAAGCAACGTTGGACCACTGTACTGATATGAAgatgataattaaatttgttaTCAAAAGTTACTCCAAGTAATTTAAGTGAAGGTACGATTTTAATAGGTTGAGATTTGAAAGTAAGAGGAGATTGCAAAGAAAGTCCTTCCTTGTTGGGAAAAATCATTACTTTTGATTTTTCAATATTCAATGAAAGCATATGTACGTCCAACCAAGAGTTaatcttttccaatttttggtttatAACCTTTATGTCTAAAGGATTATTTAGATCTATCGGGTGTATTAGTTGGAAATCATCTGCATAGACAAACATTGTAAACCCGATAAATTACCCTAATGTTAAAAGGGAGgctaaaaaaatattgaaaagtaagggagataaaatagaacccTGAGGAATCCCTTAATCCGTTGTAAATGAGTCAGACGATATAGAATTAAACACTACCTTGGAAGAACGATctgtaaaaaaagataaaaaccagTCCAAGACCTGGTAGTAGATGGAGACAGATCAAAGTCTGAATCTTCTTGCAAGTCAGAGTCCTGCAGCAAAGAAGGAGAATGTTGCTTCGACCGATGTCGTTTCGGTGTCGGGGCCTCAAAATGTTTCCTCTTCCGAGAGACCTTCCCAGACATGATGGGGCTCCTTTCAGAGTACCTGGAAGAGGACGAATAACATCGAGAAGATGGGGACCGATGCTTGGAAGACCAATGCTTTGGTGCTGGAGTGGCAGGACTGGATCGATGTGTTGAATCCCTGGGATGTACCAAAGGAGCATCAACGGTGCTGGGAATCCTAGCAATGTTAGGCTCAGGCAGCACTGGTACCGGAGGAATCAGCATCGGGAGAAGCAAGTGAAATTGGTCTCCGAGCTCCTCACGAAACAAAGCATCAagcttctgcttcaaagtacaCGGTACATGGGGCTTTGTCGCCAGTATCACAGGTGctgcaacacattccagagagGATGACTTCGATGACGAAGCACCCCTCGATAATGGAACTGCTCACTGTAGGGGCTTTTACTTGGTCGGCATGAATTGGATCGATGCCTTTGTGACAAGCGTCCATGATGGGggaaggggatggcttcttagccggcttacccgaGGGTGCAATGTGCTGCGACACcggtgtaaatgctggtgcctcTAATGGTGTCAAAGTCTTTGATGCAGGCGACTTCGATATAGACAGTATCACTGATGCATCTCCCTCCATGATGACATCGAAGAGTTTCTTTTGTTGGAGAATACGATGCTTGATGGTTCTTTTTTGTAAGGAAGAGCAGCACTTACAAGTTTGAACACGGTGTTCGGAACCCAAACACTGCAGGCACCAGCTATGAGGGTTCATTAGTGATATAGTGCGAGAACACCGACCGCACTTTTTAAATCCTTTCAGCGGGCGTGACATGGACGAGAGCACCACCTCAGCCAAATCACAAAACCCGCAGACAGTAAAAAAGAAATaacgtttctttttttttctatacaagaaagaaaataaaaataagaataacggaaaagaaataaaagatgcGAGAGTGGGAAGGCAAGAAAAAAGATTTGACGGCTGTTGAAAAATACGATGActtagctctgcagaaaactgagaactgagagACCGTGcgcctacatcgggcgggaaggcacttgtgcttGCTCAGTGAGGGCTATCACGAACTTTCTgaagtcttaaagtggcgatgcactttaaaagtgtccgtacaggggttccatcggtgacgtcacccacatgtgagaatatgctgcctgcttgtcctgggataaaatgattttattttcaatttagtgattgaaatgtgtcagttttgaaaatttatatttgctgtgtatattgtgtgtacagtatatgaaaaatgaatggaagaaattgcattacaattagtaatttGACGGGGTTTGGAGAGGGGCTTGAGCAGtcaggggtacttggcttgaagaagttgataaACACTGCTCTAGCTCTCTTTTCTAGTGCTCAGATGCtttccccatccccaccaggTTTGCCCTCCATCATTTGCTGCCAGTTCTTTTCCTGAACTGGCAGCAAACACTTCACATTTTCCCCCCTTCTTAAGTCCTAATCCTTTTCAACAACCTCTATCCCCAGACCACTCGCTAGTCCCACTGCTTCTCTCCAAAGACCCTGTGCAGATATTTGCTTCTTCCACAAGCTTTGCAGTTCAGCCACTCCTTCCTATGACTGGAGCAGCCTTCCCATTGTCTGCAGCCTACCAGTCTCAGCACTGGAAGGAGGAATCGTGGAGAGATGTAGTGGGCTAACCTCTGAAAAATATCTACACACTTATCCATCCTTCTTGCTTTGAGACAGGTACTGTGCAACTTTTTAGAATCCTGAAAAAAATCCAGATAATTGGCAATCCTAGCCTCCTGAATTGTGAGCACATCTGACAGGGCCTCCTCAACTTTTGGGCCCAAGGCATGTGTCTAATTTGCTTTACTCCAGCTCTGAgctgtctctcaaactgtgtgccacagcacaatggtgtgccctgaagagattttgGGTGTGTCAcatgagattccagaattttactttatttttaaaaatagatgACATTTACATCaagtatgcaagagtctgtcaacatTATAagcgtttgtgtgtgtgtgtgtgtgtgtgtgtaaggatacaagcagcattctttgatgtgattggtccttgaaaactaacggcaagtaattagttatatttttaatgcagtagttatcctaacctgagcaacaaagaaatcaaggctttgttaccatttggatcttcttatctttgtgaacaaggattttcagctctaacggaaattaaataaaaaaagagaaagactgcagatggtggatgtttGCTTGTCTACTATCGAGCtgagttttgagttaatttgcactcaaaaacaagcacatccatcacgctgattaacaattctattctatctactttcgCTGTTACATTTGCCCATAAACATCTCtcaaatttaatattttgtggttttgcaattttataattttagttATAATgggccatgaaaaacatttgatcTGTTTAgtgctgcgaaaaacatttgctcaatttagtgtgctggagctaaaaaactgtggtctcaaactcaaaacctttgcagggccacattttggatttgtaggtacttggagggcctcagaaaaaatagttaatgtcttattaaagaaatgacaattttgcatgagataaaactctttatagtttataaatctttccttttggttaagtcttaataataatattgtaatttatagctaaagagacatatgatcaagaaactgtattATTTTACttgtgtgattatgataaacataccgagggcctcaaaatagtacctggtgggccgcatgtagcccgcaggccgcgagtttgagaccactggcatacaGTATACCTAGTGCAGAAAACAACAAATATTAAAATGCTACTTACCCAGATGAAGATCCTCTTGAAAAGCCTGAGACAAGTTACCAGATGTAAGATTTGTCTTTCATCTTGTTCttggtttctttttctttggtCCTGGGGTCCACTTCTCAGAGGCAGTAGGGTTATAGcacaataaaacaacagacagcTGTGGCTTGGAAAATGTGTTTTATATATAAGTAGGCTTATTACAAATGTACAGCACTTAGAAAGTTTTTACAGAGGTGTGTGTTGCAGTGTTGGTTTGTTCCTCTAattcagtgtctcgcaaactttttcaagcTAGGGCACGctaaacctagtgtccctggctcgagacacccggaagtgTGCTGGCGTTGGCGTGATGATGTCAGTGCGCCGCCATCagcacatgcgcaaaggcccttcaaatgggCCTTGCGCTGACAGAAAGACctgcgctggagagaagggccggcagagagaagaggtgccgctGTCAGgagattgcctacaggacatgcctctcttcgtgaaaggcatgtcctgtagacagtcatccggcgccggcacctctcctcttccccagtgtactgcggcacaccagaaatctcaggaggcacacaggtgtgctgcggcacacactttgcgatacactgctctaattcAGGGTGTAACTGAACATACTATACAAACAGTGGCTACTCCAGGTCACAAATATCCAGCAAGATTCCAagaagtaaaacaaattttatgctgcttatcctaggaataagtagtggatttccccaagttaatcaatggcttatggacttagaaaattatccaaaccatttttaaactctgctaaaccACCTGCTTGcaccacattcttcagcaatgaattccagagttcaataacacattgagtaaagaaatattttctctggtttgttttaaatctactcatgccccctagtcctagtagttttggaAACTCTTTCTCAGTGGAGTCTACTAGGGTCATGGTCTGTAATGTTAACAATAATTAATCATCTTTTCTCTTTTCCTAACATTTATTTGAGTTCTTTTTCCCATGTTGTGTGTGTTTATGTTGCTATTTTATTATTGTGAACCATTATGTTACTGCCTGAGAAAGGGCAGTATGTTAAAACTAAACCAtaagaataaacaagcaattcacatctacccattccactccactcatacACCTCTATTAcatctcccctgagccgtctcttgttcaggctgaagagccctagctgtttTAACCTTTCCTCCTGGGGaagtcttcccatccctttcatcattcttctctgcaccttttctaattccgctacatctttcttgaggtgcagccacaccatggagtgatacaagggcattataatattctcatatttgttttctattcctttccggTAGTTCCTGAGGAGTGATGAGTGTGTGTCTGAATGTTCTGTGTGCCTGGCAGGTCCTGTGTctctatatattatatatatatataatctcttctttttaaaactccggcttttattcataaattattaatcccttacacTTCTAATAGAACTCTAAGATCAGCtgaacagcatttattaacgaTCCCTTCGCTAAAAATAATTAATACGCGTCGTCAGTTTACTTTTTCAGTCACTGCTCCCCatacctggaattctctccctagttATTTACGGGAAGAAAtcaacttagaaaaattcaaatgtaaactgaaaactttcctttttaaggatgccttCACAATTTAACCCTAACGATttcttttaacaatttttttaaagtcttagaATTAACTTTTCCTTCTTTCCACAATCTTATATTTAATTATCTTcatttttaccccttccctatgtgttttccttttttgtctcTCAATCTtctattatatattgtaatttcttccccTATCTATCCCTTTGTTTCCAGTTCTTGTCGAAATTGTCTTCGTCCTgttagtctttatttattttaatatttcttttatattgtaattttaattacttgtacatcgctttgaataacgacaaagcgattaatcaaattcatattaaacttgaaacttgatataaatgtatgagtgtgtgtgtcctctgtgtatGGATCTGTCTCTTGATTACCAAGGAGGTATAAATTCCTTTGAAGGCCCATCAGGCAATCTAATCTCATCAGGTAGGAAGACATCCTGTCTACCTACACAGACATCACCAGGGATCAGACTAGGATGGAAGGTGCCTGCAGAGACCTTTGACTAACTCTCTGGGTAGGCCCTGAAGCATGAGTTAAGCTAACTTTCAGGTGAGGCTCTGAACAGCACAATGTCATGCTGACAGACCATACTTTGGTCTGTTTAGTAATAAGCTGTCATGTTTTTTTTGTTCCTACCTCCAGAATACTAACAATCTATGATTTATAACCAATGGAAGCCTTCCTGTTAACTAACTGTTTTATTAAATATAATCATGATATATCCCAAGCTGTGTACTGAAAACTGCTAGCTGCTGTGTGCGGCAGTGTCTACCATCTGGATCATTTCACTTTCTACTaaggcctgccccccttcttCGTTCATTTGTCTCATTTTCAGATTTGTAGAGCCATATGTTTTCCTTCGTCCTCTAGAAACCATGAAAGTCTTCCTCCTGTATAGCTCACCTTTACATATGGACACCATGAGCAGCAGGGAGAGCAGCATACCTCCCAGCGTCAGCAAGCCTAACCCTGCAATGATGCATCTGTCCAAATGGGAGCTCAGGTGAGCATAATATatttccagtttttccatctccctGGCTGTCACCGTGTCCACATTGATCCCTCTTGCTTCCCTGGGAATAGTGTATGCGATCACCACTAGCAGGATGCCACTCACTAGCAAGATCAAAGCAGCTATGAAACTGTAGTCCACAGAATGGCTGTTGGGATCTGCCCCACAGCCATTCTCTGACCTCGGAGAATTGTCTTCCCTTTGGGTCCTGCCTTCAGCATCTCCTGGTTGGCTAGACACAATGCCCTGAGAGGCTGTGAAGCTagtctccttctcttcctcctggaAAGAGATGTTATCTATTCCAGCACAAGGTGCTGAGAAACTGTCCCCACTTGCTGATACTGCACAGGATGCATTTCTGAGGTGTCCTAGCTGCAGAGCATATGAAGATGCCATTGATGGGCAGCTGTCTTGCTCATCATCGGTAATGGAGTAGCTGCAGAAAGACAAGAGCACTGTGAGAGACTCCACCTAATATGCTGTCTTTCCTAACTAGCAAGAAAGAAATGAGGTTGGGTTTCTACACATATACAATAcatttctatctatctatatacataAAATCatttgtatctgtgtgtgtgtgtgtgtatgtatgtatgttctagcataactctgaaatgcatggacaaatttcaaccaaacttggtatacatatgaattactatctgggaaaaaatactgtgtaggtaggaagggggtgacatgtaaaaattatgtTCCTTTGTGTTACAAAAtactgagcaggagaaaagcagctacagagagaggcagagggagaaagaagccaaagggggaaaaaagcagataaaagagcaagagagagaagcagaggcaggagaccaagaggggaattggtgagagttagctccacccaccccaacGTCCACCATcgaagctctgccttaaaaggggaggggccaacggagcagaattgatctgagcaggagaaaagcagctacagagagaggcagagggagagggaagtcaaaggggggaaaaaacagATAAAACAACAGGAGAGAGAAgtagaggcaggagaccaagaggggaatcggtgagagttagctccacccaccccccgacGTCCACCACCGAAGCTCcgtcttaaaaggggaggggccaatggagcagagttgatctgactgagcaggagaaaagcagctacagagagaggcagaggcagagagaacaaaagggggaaaaaagcagataaaagagcaggcaCAACCACAGCAGACCCAGAAGGCATCTGCAGTAGATCGgaagcagacagcaatggaagcagcagacggaagcaagatgttgagctacccagttttctgcatcgtctgccatatgtatgactacctcccctctgggaggcggtttTACGTATGCGcccgatgcggagaactggagagcctgaagagacaagtcagactcctggagggcagaatattggaactggaggcacttcaagcaggggaggagggagacagagatgcagagaacatccagacagaggaagcagagaacaagacagaagacaccatcgaggaagaagtccgagagctggagaagttcatagaggaggcatacagggaggccatggaaaatcaccagcaaaagTGGAACTGCCGgaagacacctacagagagtgtggaccacccgacagacaaccaccaggaagaaatgggtgatacaGTAGCGAGAATGAAGGATACGgacctgtggcaggagagatggacatacaccagggacacgggcCTGAGGCTAGGgaatcaggagaagatagagaggacagcaatcgtcgtgggcgactccatcatcagacaagttgacagccacatagcgggaggaagacttgatcggctggtgacctgcctacagggagccaaggtagaagacatagtgagctgcatcgacaggatcctcaacagtgtggaagaagaagatacggcggtggtgatccatgtggggacaaacaacgtgagcaataggaaatacaacagggaagtactgaaggaccagttctggatgctaggaaagaagctgaagaccagaatgcagaggatagcattcttggagatcctgccGATACctagggcagatgagaagaggcagatggagctgcaagcagtcaatgcatggatgcggcgctggtgtgaggaagaaggattccacttcctgcgcaactggacaatgttctggggaaagagcaagctctacaggaaggatgaactccacctcagcagagacagaagaaggctacttgcaagcaacatcaagagaaaagtggacaagtttttaaactagaaagaaggggaaagctaacagtcgacagagagagagagtcgatggttcgggaaccagtatacccagaggatactgtgcaagaagatagagggaaagactcaccagattacaggcaagagagatcgaaaaggacacaagagggaaggaaatgcaagaaaggaaaaagctgcaaattcaagtgtatgtacacaaacgcaaggagccttacaaataagatgggtgaattagaagccatagcacaaaaagataacgttgacatcataggcatcacggaaacatggtggactgaggaaaatgtctgggacactgtgttaccgggttacaaactataccgcagagacacagtggctcaaaaaggtggaggcattgccatatacgtcaaagaggaaattgaatcctctggagagaacatgccacaac contains:
- the TMEM74B gene encoding transmembrane protein 74B; its protein translation is MASSYALQLGHLRNASCAVSASGDSFSAPCAGIDNISFQEEEKETSFTASQGIVSSQPGDAEGRTQREDNSPRSENGCGADPNSHSVDYSFIAALILLVSGILLVVIAYTIPREARGINVDTVTAREMEKLEIYYAHLSSHLDRCIIAGLGLLTLGGMLLSLLLMVSICKGELYRRKTFMVSRGRRKTYGSTNLKMRQMNEEGGQALVESEMIQMVDTAAHSS